The proteins below are encoded in one region of Accipiter gentilis chromosome 12, bAccGen1.1, whole genome shotgun sequence:
- the CXXC4 gene encoding CXXC-type zinc finger protein 4 isoform X2 → MNTNVCVESGPNPEAPGLPKDSHLPEGALNSLVDYNSEMERYRSFATFYKTNGGAFPQAAKIARITTPIFPSAAAAAAARIGMSPWNCDTATAAAATAMLWGSSGGGGGGGGGAAGGARKPPSSSSSSAAAAAAAAASASAAAAAAAAASSLHAGRGGMHHRSDSQRLGKPGCPPAEQPALPMANGNFLSTLSPEHCRPLAGECMNKLKCGAAEAEIMNLPERVGTFSAIPALGGLSLPPGVIVMTALHSPAAASAAVTDSAFQIANLADCPQSHASASPASALGAAAGAGGGGGGGGGGGGGGGGGGGAGGGGGAGAGAGNPAKKKRKRCGVCVPCKRLINCGVCSSCRNRKTGHQICKFRKCEELKKKPGTSLEVLFVGS, encoded by the coding sequence ATGAACACCAACGTGTGTGTGGAGAGCGGCCCCAACCCCGAGGCGCCGGGGCTGCCCAAGGACAGCCACCTGCCCGAGGGGGCCCTCAACAGCCTTGTGGATTACAACTCGGAGATGGAGAGGTACCGCTCCTTCGCCACCTTCTACAAGACCAACGGCGGCGCCTTCCCTCAGGCGGCCAAGATCGCTCGCATCACCACCCCCATCTttcccagcgccgccgccgccgccgccgcccgcatcGGCATGTCCCCCTGGAACTGCGACACCgccacggccgccgccgccaccgccatgCTCtggggcagcagcggcggcggcggcggcggcggcggcggcgcggcgggaggcgcGAGGaagccgccctcctcctcctcctcctccgccgccgccgccgccgccgccgccgcctccgcctccgcggccgccgccgccgccgccgccgcctcctcgctGCACGCCGGCAGGGGCGGCATGCACCACCGGAGCGACTCGCAGcggctgggcaagcccggctgcCCGCCGGCCGAGCAGCCCGCCCTGCCCATGGCGAACGGCAACTTCCTCTCCACCCTCTCCCCCGAGCACTGCCGGCCGCTGGCCGGCGAGTGCATGAACAAGCTCAAGTGCGGCGCCGCCGAAGCCGAGATCATGAACCTCCCCGAGCGCGTCGGCACCTTCTCGGCCATCCCGGCGCTGGGCGGCCTCTCCCTGCCCCCCGGGGTCATCGTCATGACGGCCCTGCACTCCCCCGCCGCGGCCTCGGCCGCCGTCACAGACAGCGCCTTCCAGATCGCCAACCTGGCGGACTGCCCGCAGAGCCACGCCTCGGCCTCGCCCGCCTCCGCCCtgggcgccgccgccggcgcggggggcggcggaggaggaggaggaggaggaggaggcggcggcggcggcggcgggggggccggcggcggcggcggggccggggccggggcgggcaaCCCCGCCAAGAAGAAGCGGAAACGCTGCGGGGTGTGCGTGCCCTGCAAGCGGCTCATCAACTGTGGAGTCTGCAGCAGTTGCAGGAACCGCAAAACGGGACACCAGATCTGCAAATTTAGGAAATGTGAAGAGCTTAAGAAAAAACCGGGCACTTCGCTAGAG
- the CXXC4 gene encoding CXXC-type zinc finger protein 4 isoform X1, producing MNTNVCVESGPNPEAPGLPKDSHLPEGALNSLVDYNSEMERYRSFATFYKTNGGAFPQAAKIARITTPIFPSAAAAAAARIGMSPWNCDTATAAAATAMLWGSSGGGGGGGGGAAGGARKPPSSSSSSAAAAAAAAASASAAAAAAAAASSLHAGRGGMHHRSDSQRLGKPGCPPAEQPALPMANGNFLSTLSPEHCRPLAGECMNKLKCGAAEAEIMNLPERVGTFSAIPALGGLSLPPGVIVMTALHSPAAASAAVTDSAFQIANLADCPQSHASASPASALGAAAGAGGGGGGGGGGGGGGGGGGGAGGGGGAGAGAGNPAKKKRKRCGVCVPCKRLINCGVCSSCRNRKTGHQICKFRKCEELKKKPGTSLERTPVPSAEAFRWFF from the exons ATGAACACCAACGTGTGTGTGGAGAGCGGCCCCAACCCCGAGGCGCCGGGGCTGCCCAAGGACAGCCACCTGCCCGAGGGGGCCCTCAACAGCCTTGTGGATTACAACTCGGAGATGGAGAGGTACCGCTCCTTCGCCACCTTCTACAAGACCAACGGCGGCGCCTTCCCTCAGGCGGCCAAGATCGCTCGCATCACCACCCCCATCTttcccagcgccgccgccgccgccgccgcccgcatcGGCATGTCCCCCTGGAACTGCGACACCgccacggccgccgccgccaccgccatgCTCtggggcagcagcggcggcggcggcggcggcggcggcggcgcggcgggaggcgcGAGGaagccgccctcctcctcctcctcctccgccgccgccgccgccgccgccgccgcctccgcctccgcggccgccgccgccgccgccgccgcctcctcgctGCACGCCGGCAGGGGCGGCATGCACCACCGGAGCGACTCGCAGcggctgggcaagcccggctgcCCGCCGGCCGAGCAGCCCGCCCTGCCCATGGCGAACGGCAACTTCCTCTCCACCCTCTCCCCCGAGCACTGCCGGCCGCTGGCCGGCGAGTGCATGAACAAGCTCAAGTGCGGCGCCGCCGAAGCCGAGATCATGAACCTCCCCGAGCGCGTCGGCACCTTCTCGGCCATCCCGGCGCTGGGCGGCCTCTCCCTGCCCCCCGGGGTCATCGTCATGACGGCCCTGCACTCCCCCGCCGCGGCCTCGGCCGCCGTCACAGACAGCGCCTTCCAGATCGCCAACCTGGCGGACTGCCCGCAGAGCCACGCCTCGGCCTCGCCCGCCTCCGCCCtgggcgccgccgccggcgcggggggcggcggaggaggaggaggaggaggaggaggcggcggcggcggcggcgggggggccggcggcggcggcggggccggggccggggcgggcaaCCCCGCCAAGAAGAAGCGGAAACGCTGCGGGGTGTGCGTGCCCTGCAAGCGGCTCATCAACTGTGGAGTCTGCAGCAGTTGCAGGAACCGCAAAACGGGACACCAGATCTGCAAATTTAGGAAATGTGAAGAGCTTAAGAAAAAACCGGGCACTTCGCTAGAG agAACACCTGTTCCCAGCGCTGAAGCATTCCGATGGTTCTTTTAA